A genomic stretch from Silurus meridionalis isolate SWU-2019-XX chromosome 1, ASM1480568v1, whole genome shotgun sequence includes:
- the dock7 gene encoding dedicator of cytokinesis protein 7 isoform X20: MAERRAFAQKISRTVAAEVRKQIAGQYGGSPQLLKNLHLGGNAASNSVPLTDAVEPVDFEEYLITHPPIIESGPLRDLIEFPPDDIEVTYTPRECRTLGQAVPDEGDNDAHVRDCIRSYTEDWAIVNRKYHKLGTGFNPNTLDKQKERQRGLPKQVFESDELPDPSSYQDDQDDLKRRSMSIDDTPRGSWACSIFDLKNSQPDSLLPHLLDRVPNEEIDRHNEEQRKAKRHRELFALHPALDEEEPIERHCVPDVPKEHFGQRLLVKCLSLKFEIEIEPIFASLALYDVKEKKKISENFFFDLNSEQTKSMLRPHIQTAAISTLARSAVFSITYPSQDVFLVIKLEKVLQQGDIGECAEPYMVFKESDAAKNKEKLEKLRTQSEQFCQRLGRYRMPFAWTAIHLMNIVNSAGSLERDTELEMGLPERKGSWSERRNSSIVGRRSLERTTSGDEYCNLTSFRPATLTVTNFFKQEGDRLSDEDLYKFLADMRRPSSVLRRLRPITAQLKIDISPAPENPHYCLTPELLQVKPYPDTRVRPTREILEFPAKDIYVPNTTYRNLLYVNPQSLNFANRQGSARNITVKVQFMNGEDPSNAMPVIFGKSSCGEFSKDAYTAVVYHNRSPDFHDEIKIKLPASLNDHHHILFTFYHVSCQQKQNTPLETPVGYTWIPMLQNGRLRTGHFCLPVSLEKPPQSYSVLSPDVPLPGMKWVDNHRGVFNVEVISMSTLHTQDQYLDKFFALVHALDEHMFPVRIGDMRIMENSLEAELKGSITALSSSQLEPVVRFLHLLLDKLVVLVVRPPVIAGQIVNLGQVSFEAMASIVNRLHKYLDTSQDMHGRNSLLSSYIYYVFRLPNMDPNSPSPGPGGLGGSVHYATMARSAIRPASLNLNRSRSLSNSNPDISGTPTSPDDEVRSIIGTKLFHEELALQWVVSSGSVREGALQQAWFFFELMVKSIIHHLYFTDRLESPRKNRFPERFMDDITALVSTIAGDIVSRFQKDLELVERLNTSLAFFLNDLLSVMDRGFVFSLIKTYWKQVSTKLYALQNPTLESLRLDFLRIVCSHEHYVTLNLPCSLLTPPASPSPSVSSATSQSSGFSTHVQDQKIANMFELSVPFREQHYLAGLVLTELAIILDPEAEGMFGLHKKVISVVHNLLSSHDSDPRYADPEVKARVAMLYLPFIGIVMETLPQLYDFTESHNQWGRLGLDEQETESNSMISQSVAMAIAGTSVPQTSRPSSFLLNPQATRQHGTFSPESSRSLLICLLWVLKNADELVLQKWFTDLSVSQLNRLLDMLYLCVSCFEYKGKKAFERMNSLTFKKSKDMKAKLEEAILGSIGARQEMVRRSRGQLERSPSGSAFGSQENLRWRKDMTHWRQNSEKMDKTRAELEHEALIDGNLATEANLIILDTLEIIVQTVSVTESKESILGGVLKVLLHSMACNQSALYLQHCFATQRALVSKFPELLFEEETEQCADLCLRLLRNCSSSIGTIRSHASASLYLLMRQNFEIGNNFARVKMQVTMSLSSLVGTSQNFNEEFLRRSLKTILTYAEEDLELRETTFPDQVQDLVFNLHMILSDTVKMKEHQEDPEMLIDLMYRIAKGYQTSPDLRLTWLQNMAGKHSERNNHAEAAQCLVHSAALVAEYLSMLEDRKYLPVGCVTFQNISSNVLEESAVSDDVVSPDEEGICSGKYFTEAGLVGLLEQAAASFSMAGMYEAVNEVYKVLIPIHEANRDAKKLATIHGKLQEAFGKIVHQSTGWERMFGTYFRVGFYGSKFGDLDEQEFVYKEPAITKLAEISHRLEGFYGERFGEDQVEVIKDSNPVDKCKLDPNKAFVQITYVEPYFDTYEMKDRITYFDKNYNLRRFVYCTPFTLDGRAHGDLHEQYKRKTILTTSNAFPYIKTRINIIHKEEIISMPIEVAIEDMQKKTQELAFATHQDPADAKMLQMVLQGSVGTTVNQGPLEVAQVFLSEIPSDPKLYRHHNKLRLCFKDFTKRCEDALRKNKSLIGPDQKEYQRELERNYHRLKEALQPLINRKIPQLYKPVLQVNSHRDSFSRMSLRKLDL; this comes from the exons GTATCATAAGCTGGGCACCGGCTTTAACCCCAACACGCTGGACAAGCAGAAGGAGAGGCAGAGAGGTTTACCCAAGCAAGTGTTTGAGTCAGATGAGCTTCCTGACCCCAGCAGCTATCAGGACGATCAG gaTGACCTAAAGCGCAGGTCCATGTCCATAGATGACACTCCTCGCGGTAGCTGGGCTTGCAGTATATTCGATCTGAAGAACTCCCAGCCTGACTCTTTACTCCCACACTTGCTGGACAGAGTGCCAAACGAGGAGATCGACCGGCACAACGAGGAGCAACGCAAAGCCAAACGACACCGAGAGCTCTTTGCCCTGCACCCGGCACTCGACGAG gagGAGCCGATCGAGCGTCACTGTGTTCCTGATGTTCCCAAAGAGCACTTTGGCCAGAGACTTCTTGTGAAATGCTTGTCCCTAAA GTTTGAGATCGAGATCGAGCCAATATTTGCAAGTTTGGCTTTATATGATgtcaaggaaaagaaaaag ATATCAGAAAACTTTTTCTTTGACCTGAACTCAGAGCAGACCAAATCCATGCTGCGTCCACATATCCAGACAGCTGCTATCTCCACCTTGGCCCGCTCCGCCGTCTTCTCCATCACCTACCCCTCTCAAGACGTCTTCCTGGTTATAAAG cttgaAAAAGTTCTTCAGCAGGGGGACATCGGAGAATGTGCCGAGCCTTACATGGTCTTTAAGGAGTCAGATGCTGCAAAA aataaagaaaaactgGAGAAGCTGCGTACTCAGTCGGAGCAGTTCTGCCAGAGGCTCGGTCGCTACAGGATGCCCTTCGCTTGGACCGCCATCCATCTAATGAATATAGTCAACAGTGCAGGCAGTCTGGAGAGGGACACTGAGCTGGAAATGGGTCTCCCAG AGCGTAAGGGTTCCTGGTCTGAGCGGAGGAACTCCAGCATTGTGGGTCGGCGCTCTTTAGAGAGGACCACCAGCGGGGACGAGTACTGCAATCTGACCAGTTTCAGACCTGCTACACTGACTGTCACCAACTTCTTCAAACAG gaaggaGATCGGTTAAGTGATGAGGATCTGTACAAGTTCTTGGCCGACATGAGGCGGCCCTCTTCAGTGTTACGCAGACTCAGACCTATTACAG ctcaGCTAAAGATTGACATCTCTCCTGCTCCCGAGAACCCCCACTACTGTCTGACTCCAGAGCTACTTCAGGTCAAGCCTTATCCAGACACCAGAGTACGGCCCACCCGGGAGATTTTGGAGTTCCCAGCCAAGGACATCTATGTGCCCAACACCACGTACAG GAACCTGCTGTATGTCAACCCACAGAGTCTGAATTTTGCCAACCGCCAGGGCTCTGCTCGCAACATCACAGTGAAGGTGCAGTTTATGAACGGGGAGGACCCCAGCAATGCCATGCCT GTGATCTTTGGTAAATCCAGCTGTGGAGAGTTTTCCAAAGATGCATACACTGCGGTGGTCTATCACAACCG CTCTCCAGATTTTCATGATGAGATCAAAATTAAGCTGCCTGCCTCCCTGAACGACCACCATCACATCCTGTTCACCTTCTACCATGTCAGCTGCCAACAGAAGCAAAATACCCCTCTGGAGACACCAGTTGGATACACg TGGATCCCTATGCTTCAGAATGGACGTCTTAGAACAGGCCACTTCTGCCTGCCTGTGTCTCTGGAAAAACCACCTCAATCTTATTCTGTTTTGTCTCCTGAT GTTCCTTTACCTGGAATGAAATGGGTTGATAATCACAGAGGAGTGTTTAATGTTGAGGTCATATCCATGTCCACTCTCCACACACAG GACCAGTATCTGGATAAGTTCTTTGCACTTGTGCACGCTCTGGATGAGCACATGTTCCCAGTAAGGATTGGAGATATGCGGATTATGGAGAACAGCCTGGAAGCAGAGCTGAAGGGCAGCATAACAGCTCTGAGCTCCTCTCAGCTAGAACCAGTGGTGCGTTTCCTCCACCTGCTGCTTGACAAgctggtggtgctggtggtgcgGCCGCCCGTCATCGCTGGACAGATTG TAAATCTTGGCCAGGTGTCTTTTGAGGCAATGGCGTCCATTGTAAACCGTTTGCATAAATATTTGGACACCAGCCAGGACATGCACGGCCGGAACAGCCTTCTCTCTTCCTACATTTACTACGTCTTCCGTCTGCCCAACATGGACCCTAACTCTCCTTCCCCCG GTCCTGGAGGTCTGGGGGGCTCGGTGCATTACGCCACTATGGCTCGCTCTGCCATCAGACCAGCCAGCCTCAACCTGAACCGCTCCCGTAGCCTTAGCAACAGTAACCCTGACATTTCCGGCACTCCAACATCACCGGACGATGAAGTTCGTTCTATTATTGGCACTAAG CTCTTCCATGAGGAACTGGCACTGCAGTGGGTGGTGAGCAGTGGCAGTGTTAGAGAAGGAGCTCTTCAACAGGCCTGGTTCTTCTTTGAGCTCATG GTCAAGAGTATTATCCACCACTTGTATTTCACTGACCGTCTGGAGTCTCCCAGGAAGAACCGCTTTCCTGAGCGCTTCATGGATGACATCACGGCTCTGGTCAGCACCATTGCAGGGGACATCGTCTCGCGCTTCCAAAAG GATCTGGAGTTGGTGGAGAGGCTAAACACAAGCCTGGCCTTCTTCCTTAATGACCTGCTGTCTGTCATGGACAGGGGCTTTGTCTTCAGTCTCATTAAGACCTACTGGAAACAG GTGTCCACGAAGCTGTATGCTCTACAGAACCCCACCCTGGAGTCTCTGAGGCTCGACTTCCTCAGGATCGTGTGTAGCCATGAACACTACGTCACGCTGAACCTGCCCTGCAGTCTGCTCACTCCTCCAGCCTCGCCCTCTCCCTCAGTCTCGTCTGCCACATCACAG AGCTCTGGTTTCTCCACTCATGTACAAGACCAGAAGATTGCAAACATGTTTGAATTGTCGGTACCTTTTAGAGAGCAACACTACCTGGCTGGTTTGGTTTTAACAGAACTTGCCATTATTTTGGACCCGGAGGCTGAAGG gaTGTTTGGCCTGCATAAGAAAGTGATCAGTGTGGTCCATAACCTACTGTCCAGTCATGACTCGGACCCACGCTATGCTGACCCTGAGGTTAAAGCGAGGGTCGCCATGCTCTACCTACCTTTTATTGGCATTGTCATGGAGACCCTGCCCCAACTCTATGACTTTACAG AGTCTCATAACCAGTGGGGTCGTCTTGGGCTAGACGAACAGGAAACTGAGAGCAATAGCATGATCAGTCAGAGCGTAGCAATGGCAATAGCAGGGACCTCTGTGCCTCAGACGTCACGTCCCAGCAGCTTCCTGCTTAATCCACAA GCTACCCGTCAGCACGGTACCTTTTCCCCCGAGTCCAGTCGTAGTCTGCTCATCTGTCTGCTGTGGGTGCTGAAAAACGCAGACGAGCTGGTGCTGCAGAAATGGTTCACTGACCTGTCTGTGTCTCAGCTCAATCGCCTGCTGGACATGCTCTACCTCTGCGTCTCCTGTTTTGAGTACAAG GGTAAGAAGGCTTTTGAGCGCATGAACAGTCTGACCTTTAAGAAGTCTAAAGACATGAAGGCTAAGCTGGAGGAGGCCATCTTGGGCAGTATTGGAGCCAGGCAGGAGATGGTGCGACGCAGTCGAGGACAGTTAG AACGGAGTCCATCAGGCAGTGCTTTTGGCAGCCAAGAGAACCTGCGCTGGAGAAAAGACATGACGCACTGGCGCCAAAACAGTGAAAAAATGGACAA AACCAGGGCAGAGTTAGAACATGAGGCATTAATAGACGGCAATCTGGCAACCGAGGCCAACCTGATCATTCTTGACACTCTGGAGATCATCGTGCAG ACCGTATCTGTGACCGAGTCGAAGGAGAGCATCCTTGGAGGCGTCCTCAAAGTCTTGCTTCACAGTATGGCATGCAACCAGAGCGCCCTCTATCTTCAGCACTGCTTTGCTACACAGAGAGCTCTCGTCTCTAAG TTCCCAGAGCTGCTGTTTGAGGAAGAGACGGAGCAGTGTGCTGACTTGTGTCTGCGTCTGCTGAGGAACTGCAGCAGTAGCATCGGTACCATTAGGTCACATGCCAGCGCTTCACTTTACCTGCTAATGAGGCAGAACTTTGAGATTGGAAAT AACTTTGCCAGAGTGAAAATGCAGGTAACCATGTCTCTGTCGTCTCTGGTTGGCACATCTCAAAACTTTAACGAGGAGTTCCTGAGACGCTCACTCAAAACCATCCTGACATACGCTGAGGAGGACCTGGAGCTTCGAGAGACCACGTTCCCTGATCAG gttcAAGACTTGGTGTTTAACCTGCATATGATTTTGTCAGACACAGTAAAGATGAAGGAACATCAAGAGGATCCCGAGATGCTTATTGATCTGATGTACAG AATTGCCAAGGGGTATCAGACATCCCCGGATTTAAGGCTGACCTGGCTCCAGAACATGGCAGGAAAGCACTCCGAGAGGAATAACCATGCAGAGGCGGCTCAGTGTCTGGTGCACAGTGCCGCCCTGGTGGCTGAATATCTCAGCATGCTGGAGGATCGCAAGTACCTACCTGTGGGCTGTGTCACCTTCCAG AATATCTCTTCCAATGTACTGGAGGAGTCTGCTGTATCTGATGATGTCGTGTCTCCCGATGAGGAGGGTATTTGCTCAGGGAAATATTTCACAGAGGCTGGGCTGGTGGGGCTTTTGGAGCAGGCTGCCGCATCCTTCTCTATG GCTGGCATGTACGAGGCTGTGAATGAAGTCTACAAGGTGCTCATCCCTATTCATGAAGCTAACAGGGATGCCAAGAAGCTGGCCACTATTCATGGTAAACTGCAAGAGGCCTTTGGCAAAATAGTGCACCAG AGCACTGGCTGGGAG CGCATGTTTGGTACTTATTTCCGAGTTGGATTTTATGGTTCGAAATTTGGCGACTTGGACGAGCAGGAGTTTGTGTACAAAGAGCCGGCTATCACCAAGCTGGCTGAAATCTCACACCGGCTTGAG GGTTTCTATGGGGAGAGATTTGGGGAGGATCAAGTTGAAGTCATTAAGGACTCGAATCCAGTGGACAAATGTAAACTTGATCCAAATAAG GCTTTCGTTCAGATCACGTACGTGGAGCCGTACTTCGACACGTACGAGATGAAGGACCGCATCACATATTTCGACAAGAACTACAACCTGCGGCGCTTTGTTTACTGCACGCCGTTCACACTAGACGGCCGCGCACACGGAGATCTGCACGAGCAGTACAAACGCAAAACCATACTTACCACCAGCAACGCCTTTCCCTACATCAAAACCCGCATCAACATCATTCACAAGGAGGAG ATTATCTCCATGCCCATTGAGGTGGCCATTGAGGACATGCAGAAGAAGACACAGGAACTGGCCTTTGCCACACACCAGGATCCAGCTGATGCCAAGATGTTACAGATGGTCCTGCAGGGGTCTGTGGGCACCACAGTCAACCAG GGTCCACTCGAGGTGGCTCAGGTCTTCCTGTCTGAAATTCCAAGTGATCCTAAACTCTACAGACACCACAACAAGCTCAGACTCTGCTTTAAAGACTTTACCAAAAG GTGCGAAGACGCCCTCCGCAAAAACAAGAGTTTGATAGGTCCTGACCAAAAGGAATATCAGCGGGAACTGGAGAGAAATTACCACAGGCTGAAGGAAGCTCTGCAGCCGCTTATTAACAGGAAGATCCCGCAGCTCTACAAGCCTGTACTCCAGGTTAACTCTCACAG AGATTCCTTTAGCAGAATGAGCCTCCGCAAGCTTGATTTGTGA